The proteins below are encoded in one region of Legionella antarctica:
- the hemB gene encoding porphobilinogen synthase translates to MSHYNIPLRMTRLRSSPLSRSIMKETRLHVQQFIAPLFISEHLTEAKEISSMPGQFQLSLECLPQEIETLSALGIPAVLLFGIPQNKDACGSESYNKNGIIQKAIKLIRSLNKELLIISDLCFCEYTDHGHCGVLQGERIDNDQTLDLLGKQAVSHAEAGADWVAPSGMTDGMVGAIRLALDSAGYQHIPILSYSAKYCSCLYGPFREAAQGAPQFGDRKTYQMDPANSAEALRETDLDLEEGADMIMVKPAGFYLDIIYKLKQHFPEVPLCAYQVSGEYSMIKMAAKHHLINEEQAIIESLTAIKRAGADFIISYFAKDIAQILKR, encoded by the coding sequence ATGAGTCACTATAATATTCCGCTTAGAATGACCCGATTACGCAGCAGTCCACTATCTCGATCCATAATGAAAGAAACCAGATTGCATGTTCAGCAATTTATAGCTCCTTTATTTATTAGTGAGCATTTGACGGAAGCTAAAGAAATCAGCTCCATGCCAGGTCAATTTCAACTCAGTCTTGAATGTCTTCCTCAAGAAATAGAAACATTAAGTGCATTAGGCATTCCTGCGGTCTTACTTTTTGGCATACCTCAAAACAAAGATGCATGTGGCAGTGAATCGTACAATAAAAATGGAATTATTCAAAAAGCAATCAAACTTATACGTTCTTTAAATAAAGAACTATTAATTATTTCTGATTTGTGTTTTTGCGAATATACCGATCATGGCCATTGTGGCGTTCTGCAAGGAGAACGGATAGATAATGATCAAACACTTGATTTGCTTGGAAAGCAAGCAGTAAGCCATGCTGAGGCAGGAGCGGATTGGGTCGCCCCCAGCGGCATGACTGATGGTATGGTTGGTGCCATTAGACTGGCTTTAGACTCGGCTGGATATCAACATATTCCCATATTAAGTTACAGTGCCAAATACTGCTCATGTCTTTATGGACCGTTTAGAGAAGCAGCCCAAGGAGCACCTCAATTTGGTGACCGAAAAACCTATCAAATGGATCCTGCCAATAGTGCCGAAGCGTTAAGAGAAACAGACTTAGACCTTGAAGAAGGCGCTGATATGATTATGGTTAAACCAGCAGGGTTTTATTTGGATATTATTTATAAACTCAAGCAGCATTTTCCTGAAGTACCCCTTTGTGCTTATCAAGTGAGTGGAGAGTATTCCATGATAAAAATGGCAGCAAAACATCATCTAATTAACGAAGAACAAGCCATTATAGAAAGTCTAACTGCTATAAAACGTGCTGGAGCCGATTTTATTATTTCTTATTTTGCCAAAGATATAGCACAAATATTAAAACGATAA
- a CDS encoding OmpP1/FadL family transporter, with protein MKKMHKPIRTLVSVAVAGMLSASVAHSGAFSLYSEGTGSAIGNYAAGIAAEAADASTGWYNPAGLALIHKTQMVGGGVGVFPSSRLNGTSTFTTTGLPNFVQNFNGLDGAENALVPSFHYALPLGENATFGFSAVSPFGLATDWQTDSEVRYQTTFTELLTINVSPEIGAKISEHFAVGAGIDFQYARVKYNRMLGVPTLYAPFNPAAVDTLSYNNGNSIGVGFHTGVMTMFNDQHTRVGLNYQSKMRHKFHGQSRLTGKLASPGIVLGLPDSVLTANPDAVFKNNQLSSNAVDLPDIVTLSGYHDLNETIAILGSVVYTGWSSFKDVELNNVAAPSINPNTTVSLVQVNRTSAQNYSDVWRFALGANYRVNPLLMLRVGGGYDATPTNNIDRDVRLPDSNRWALSVGAHYQARPSLGVDVGYTHLFADDPEINRFDRLSATSTYTVNATGKAYADLVGAQVVWTIDKEPETPYK; from the coding sequence GTGAAAAAGATGCACAAACCCATAAGAACGCTAGTCAGTGTTGCCGTAGCTGGAATGTTGAGTGCTAGTGTCGCTCACTCAGGGGCATTCTCGCTGTATTCTGAGGGCACCGGTTCTGCTATCGGAAACTATGCTGCAGGTATTGCAGCTGAGGCCGCAGATGCGTCTACAGGTTGGTATAACCCGGCTGGTTTGGCACTCATTCACAAAACACAAATGGTAGGTGGTGGAGTTGGTGTATTTCCTTCATCGAGGTTAAACGGAACAAGTACCTTTACAACAACAGGACTTCCCAATTTTGTACAAAACTTTAATGGGCTGGATGGTGCCGAGAATGCTTTGGTTCCCTCATTCCATTACGCATTACCTTTAGGTGAAAATGCTACATTTGGTTTCAGTGCCGTATCTCCGTTTGGATTAGCAACAGATTGGCAAACTGATTCAGAAGTTCGCTATCAGACTACATTCACTGAACTCCTGACGATAAATGTTTCTCCAGAAATTGGTGCAAAAATTAGCGAGCATTTTGCTGTGGGTGCTGGTATTGACTTCCAATACGCACGAGTAAAATACAATCGTATGCTTGGCGTTCCAACGTTATATGCACCGTTTAATCCTGCTGCTGTAGATACATTAAGTTATAACAATGGCAATTCTATTGGTGTTGGATTCCATACTGGTGTGATGACCATGTTCAATGATCAACATACTCGCGTGGGTTTGAATTACCAATCTAAAATGAGACACAAATTCCATGGTCAAAGCAGGTTAACAGGCAAATTAGCTTCTCCTGGAATCGTATTGGGTCTTCCTGATTCAGTTCTTACAGCTAATCCCGATGCAGTTTTCAAAAACAATCAATTAAGCAGTAATGCTGTAGATTTACCTGATATAGTCACTTTAAGCGGATACCATGATTTAAATGAGACTATTGCGATATTAGGTTCCGTTGTTTATACCGGATGGAGTTCATTTAAAGACGTTGAGCTGAATAATGTAGCAGCACCATCCATTAATCCAAATACGACAGTTAGTCTGGTACAAGTTAATAGAACTTCAGCGCAGAACTATTCAGACGTATGGCGTTTTGCCTTAGGCGCGAACTATCGTGTGAATCCATTATTGATGTTACGAGTAGGTGGAGGATATGATGCTACACCAACAAATAATATTGATAGAGATGTTCGTTTACCTGACTCAAACCGTTGGGCATTATCTGTAGGTGCTCATTATCAAGCTCGTCCCAGTCTTGGAGTTGATGTAGGATACACGCATCTATTTGCCGATGATCCTGAGATTAATCGTTTTGATAGACTCAGCGCTACATCTACCTATACAGTAAATGCTACAGGTAAAGCTTATGCAGATCTAGTTGGTGCGCAGGTAGTTTGGACTATCGATAAAGAGCCTGAAACTCCATATAAATAA
- a CDS encoding bifunctional aspartate kinase/diaminopimelate decarboxylase produces MQQIITKFGGTSVSSRNTWNNIAAITKKHIKSGVQPVIVCSALTQISNKLEKAIEAALIDEHLSIYTEIRNSHLNLADELEVNPELVAADLHQLQQWLTGIALLKQAPAKTHAQILSLGELMMTRLGQAFLGNQGIHTQWHDAREILTSTPTLGGETVNFLSARCDHEYDPQLAAKFLASGAQAIITQGFIAANAHGETVLLGRGGSDTSAALLAAKLQASSCEIWTDVPGIYTANPHQLPHARLLKQLNYDEAQEIASMGAKVLHPNCIPPVRRANIPMTVKYTHMPQHSGTLITKDTDESSPLIKSIQVKHSILLISIDTLNMWQQVGFLADVFSAFKKHGFSVDLLSSSEFNVTLSLDTNAKFYDRPAINILLAELNQFGRAKLIEPCSAVSLVGHHIRTVLPHLGPALEIFEAKQIYLMSLASNDLNLTFVVDESHADKLCQKLHHLLIESNPQIFYYSKSWHEEFGKPNKRNIPWWETERERLLATSALYSPCYVYHSPTQASRAKQLLELQSVDNLFYAIKANPHVSILKTLEKEGVGFECVSIQELDLVLELFPKINKERILFTPNFAPKSEYERAVSKGYFVTIDSLYPLENWPELFKSQEVIVRIDPGSGAGHHKHVSTGGNESKFGITQNDVGKILTLTKKHNIRVIGLHAHSGSGILTPELWQQTALMLASLTEQFPEVRSINLGGGLGIVEKPGQHPLDFAALDASLLAVKSRYPQLQIWLEPGRFFVAESGVILAKVTQCKEKGKVKFIGIETGMNSLIRPSLYGAYHEIVNLSRLHEEKAGFSHIVGPICESGDTLGYDRLLPVTKEGDVLLIANTGAYGYCMSSHYNLRPPAQEIVLE; encoded by the coding sequence ATGCAACAAATCATTACGAAATTTGGTGGAACCAGTGTTTCAAGCAGAAACACATGGAATAATATTGCAGCTATTACTAAAAAACATATAAAGTCTGGAGTACAGCCTGTCATTGTGTGTTCTGCGTTGACTCAAATTTCTAATAAGCTCGAAAAGGCTATAGAAGCCGCTCTTATAGATGAACACCTTAGCATATATACCGAGATTCGTAACAGTCACTTGAACCTTGCAGACGAGCTTGAGGTGAATCCTGAGTTGGTTGCTGCAGATCTCCATCAGTTACAACAATGGCTAACAGGTATCGCTTTATTAAAACAGGCTCCAGCCAAAACACATGCTCAAATTTTAAGCCTGGGCGAACTGATGATGACACGCCTTGGCCAGGCTTTCCTTGGAAACCAGGGAATTCATACTCAATGGCATGATGCTCGCGAAATATTAACAAGCACCCCTACTCTTGGTGGTGAAACAGTTAATTTCCTCTCTGCCCGTTGTGACCATGAATATGATCCCCAATTAGCAGCAAAATTTTTGGCTTCAGGAGCTCAGGCGATAATTACTCAAGGTTTTATTGCTGCTAACGCTCATGGTGAAACTGTCTTGTTAGGAAGAGGTGGATCGGATACTTCGGCAGCCCTCCTTGCTGCCAAACTGCAAGCTTCCTCATGTGAAATTTGGACTGATGTGCCTGGAATTTATACTGCAAATCCGCATCAACTTCCCCATGCCCGCTTGCTAAAACAACTAAACTACGATGAAGCTCAGGAAATTGCCTCTATGGGTGCCAAGGTTCTGCATCCCAATTGCATTCCCCCCGTCAGGAGAGCCAATATTCCAATGACGGTTAAATATACTCACATGCCCCAGCATTCAGGAACACTCATTACAAAAGATACAGATGAATCCTCCCCTTTGATTAAATCCATTCAGGTAAAGCACAGTATCTTATTGATATCAATTGATACACTTAATATGTGGCAGCAAGTAGGATTTCTGGCTGATGTATTTTCTGCATTTAAAAAACATGGCTTTTCAGTAGACTTATTATCTTCCTCTGAATTTAATGTCACCTTGTCATTAGATACTAATGCAAAATTTTATGACAGGCCCGCAATCAATATTCTTTTGGCTGAATTAAATCAATTTGGAAGAGCAAAACTAATTGAGCCATGCAGCGCTGTGAGTCTTGTTGGACATCATATCAGAACAGTTTTACCACATCTCGGCCCAGCGCTGGAGATATTTGAAGCCAAGCAAATTTATTTAATGTCGCTGGCATCCAATGACCTAAACCTGACTTTTGTGGTTGATGAATCGCATGCTGATAAATTATGTCAAAAACTGCATCATTTACTTATCGAAAGTAACCCGCAAATTTTTTATTATTCTAAAAGTTGGCATGAAGAGTTTGGTAAACCTAATAAACGTAATATTCCATGGTGGGAGACCGAGCGAGAGCGTTTACTAGCGACCAGTGCTCTTTATTCGCCTTGCTATGTTTACCATAGCCCAACTCAGGCAAGTAGAGCAAAGCAATTATTGGAATTACAATCTGTAGATAATTTATTTTATGCAATTAAAGCAAATCCTCATGTTTCCATCCTAAAAACTTTAGAAAAGGAAGGGGTTGGCTTTGAATGCGTCTCTATTCAGGAGTTGGATTTAGTATTAGAACTCTTTCCCAAAATCAATAAAGAACGAATTTTGTTTACCCCCAATTTTGCCCCAAAATCCGAATATGAACGTGCTGTATCCAAAGGATATTTTGTCACCATAGACAGTTTATATCCCTTGGAAAATTGGCCTGAGTTATTTAAAAGTCAGGAGGTCATCGTACGTATTGATCCGGGTTCTGGAGCTGGTCATCATAAACATGTCTCTACAGGAGGTAACGAGTCGAAATTCGGTATTACTCAGAATGATGTAGGCAAAATCCTGACATTGACCAAGAAGCATAACATCCGGGTAATTGGATTACATGCGCATTCAGGAAGTGGCATTCTCACTCCTGAGTTATGGCAACAAACCGCTTTAATGTTAGCTTCACTAACCGAGCAATTTCCTGAAGTACGCTCCATTAACTTGGGAGGAGGCTTGGGTATTGTTGAAAAACCCGGACAGCACCCCTTGGATTTCGCCGCATTGGATGCATCCTTGCTTGCGGTAAAGTCGCGTTACCCTCAATTGCAAATCTGGCTTGAGCCAGGCCGTTTTTTTGTGGCAGAAAGCGGTGTCATTCTTGCCAAAGTGACGCAATGTAAAGAAAAAGGAAAAGTAAAATTTATAGGTATTGAAACTGGAATGAACTCTTTAATCAGACCATCTCTCTATGGCGCTTATCATGAAATTGTTAATTTAAGTCGCCTCCATGAAGAAAAAGCAGGATTTTCCCACATAGTTGGCCCAATTTGTGAATCAGGAGATACCCTTGGCTACGACCGGTTACTACCAGTCACCAAAGAAGGTGATGTCTTGTTAATTGCCAATACAGGAGCTTATGGTTATTGCATGAGTTCTCATTACAATTTAAGACCTCCCGCTCAAGAAATTGTTTTGGAATAA
- a CDS encoding UvrD-helicase domain-containing protein yields the protein MSLLDSDQRSKATNPGLSFIVQAPAGSGKTEILTQRFLRLLSTVTAPEQIIALTFTRKAASEMRERIVLALQQAASNLSATSPHQQMTLDFAKHALSRSHQYQWDLLQQPNRLKVITIDSLCQSINHSIPLLEKQIAYPRVTDNPESHYLDAARRCIQFATETPEYQSAIKALLLHVDNKQDRLLNLFKTLLSQRDQWLSPLFQARAQNKSTFEHALRLIEQHELARCKNSLPPQLASEVTQLTRELASIENNPNSPRYLLKDWHDFQQINQEISAALSQTLLVGDKGFRKSFDHHVGLKQGVCTDAEYRRLKTASKELLTQLKDHPDFLNSLIQVSKLPKPEYDKEQWDVLQALFVLLPLLVSHLHVFFSEHNEVDFTAISQQALTALGDADNPTDLALYLDNAIHHLLVDEFQDTSITQFELLTKLVQGWQADDGKTMFVVGDPMQSIYRFRQAEVGLFFRAKENGIGPVRLQSLELRCNFRSSETIVDWVNNHFSKIFPQKVDIESGAVSFHPSINVIKDKERSAIQALQFKDKKQEAETLIKLIENELKINPDQTLAILVRSRTHLTEIINLLRQYQIPYQGTDIDLLANLEHLRDVWSLTHALLFPGNRLSWLAMLRSPYCGLSLNDILYIAQFNKNKSIHHILLQLDKIQFLSEEGRIRAGFFIQVMQQALSQRYHGRLSDWVVQTLKELHVEKILNQSQLNDLDQLWTLLDRYEQEGRLPDTCQFLNEFNKLYSQQTTPSRLHIMTIHKSKGLEFDTVFLPGLGAQPNRGENPMLRWLNIATPNHGNLALVSPIQAAHQDHCVLYDYLSQLDDEKNNYESQRLLYVAATRAKSRLYLTASSSKSSKRSFHSLLKNQEFLDIEHTAAPENATLSLPTLTTLPLVFYSHNKLTSITPLNAPPPDLSAGIPRLTGIVSHQFLQWICERHPKSIEQIPWNLARDEFKKLGFDKEMQQSALSTLQDQITLMFHNKTGAWIISRHHNEQNEYELLVEAQDTLVTRIIDRTFEDNGKLWIIDFKTGTEAGIASTQHQKQLNEYGYYLSSRTNLPIHCGLYYLNSGHWVSWHYQPVPIG from the coding sequence ATGAGCCTGCTAGATAGCGATCAGAGGAGCAAAGCCACTAACCCTGGTTTATCGTTTATAGTACAAGCTCCTGCGGGGTCAGGGAAAACTGAAATTCTGACCCAACGCTTTTTGCGTTTATTAAGTACCGTCACTGCTCCAGAACAGATTATTGCTTTAACGTTTACTCGTAAAGCAGCCAGTGAAATGCGTGAACGTATCGTATTAGCCCTACAACAGGCAGCTTCTAACCTCAGCGCTACCAGCCCTCATCAACAAATGACTCTGGATTTTGCAAAACATGCATTAAGTCGTAGTCACCAGTATCAATGGGATTTGCTCCAACAGCCGAATAGGTTAAAAGTTATAACCATAGACTCATTATGTCAGAGTATTAATCATTCCATTCCATTATTAGAAAAACAAATAGCCTACCCTCGAGTTACTGACAACCCGGAAAGTCATTACCTTGATGCTGCTCGACGCTGTATCCAGTTTGCTACCGAAACACCAGAATACCAGTCGGCAATAAAAGCGCTACTGCTGCATGTAGACAATAAACAGGATCGCTTACTGAATTTATTCAAAACCCTTTTATCTCAAAGAGATCAGTGGTTATCGCCTCTATTTCAAGCAAGAGCTCAAAATAAATCAACATTTGAACACGCTTTACGTCTCATAGAGCAGCATGAATTAGCTCGATGTAAAAATAGTCTTCCGCCCCAGTTAGCGTCAGAAGTAACCCAGTTAACACGCGAGTTGGCCAGTATAGAAAATAATCCGAATTCACCACGATATTTATTAAAAGACTGGCATGACTTCCAACAAATTAATCAAGAGATTTCCGCAGCATTAAGCCAAACGTTGCTCGTAGGTGACAAGGGTTTTCGAAAAAGTTTTGATCATCATGTCGGCTTAAAACAAGGGGTATGCACAGATGCTGAATACCGCAGACTTAAAACAGCAAGTAAGGAGTTATTAACTCAATTAAAAGATCATCCTGATTTTCTTAATTCTTTAATACAAGTGAGCAAGCTGCCCAAGCCAGAATATGACAAGGAGCAATGGGACGTGCTTCAAGCTCTGTTTGTCTTGCTCCCTCTTCTTGTGAGTCATTTGCACGTTTTTTTCAGTGAGCATAATGAAGTTGATTTCACAGCTATTTCACAACAGGCATTGACTGCGTTGGGTGACGCAGATAACCCGACTGATCTTGCTTTATATCTGGATAATGCAATCCATCATTTGTTAGTTGATGAATTTCAGGATACCTCAATTACGCAATTTGAATTGTTGACAAAACTGGTTCAGGGTTGGCAAGCCGATGATGGAAAAACTATGTTTGTAGTTGGTGATCCCATGCAATCCATCTACCGCTTCAGACAAGCAGAAGTAGGTTTGTTTTTTCGCGCGAAAGAAAATGGAATTGGACCCGTGCGACTTCAATCGCTCGAACTGCGTTGTAATTTTCGTTCCTCAGAAACCATTGTTGATTGGGTAAATAACCATTTTTCTAAAATATTTCCACAGAAAGTAGACATAGAGTCTGGGGCCGTCTCATTCCATCCATCTATAAATGTAATCAAAGATAAAGAACGAAGCGCCATTCAAGCCCTGCAATTTAAAGATAAGAAGCAAGAGGCTGAAACCCTGATTAAATTAATTGAGAATGAGTTAAAAATTAATCCTGATCAGACTTTGGCTATTTTAGTACGTTCAAGAACACACCTGACTGAAATTATTAATTTGCTGAGACAATATCAGATTCCTTATCAAGGTACTGATATTGATTTATTAGCAAATTTGGAGCATTTGCGTGACGTTTGGTCCTTGACTCACGCTCTGTTATTCCCAGGCAACAGACTGTCGTGGTTGGCGATGCTTCGCAGCCCTTATTGTGGCCTGTCCTTAAATGATATTCTCTATATTGCTCAATTTAATAAAAATAAATCCATTCATCACATTTTATTACAACTGGATAAAATTCAGTTCTTAAGCGAGGAGGGTCGTATTCGCGCTGGCTTCTTTATTCAAGTGATGCAGCAAGCACTTTCACAAAGATATCACGGTCGATTATCCGATTGGGTAGTACAGACCCTAAAAGAACTTCATGTTGAAAAGATATTAAACCAAAGTCAATTAAATGATTTAGATCAACTATGGACATTATTAGACCGATACGAACAAGAAGGTCGTTTACCTGATACCTGCCAATTCCTTAACGAATTCAATAAGCTCTACTCCCAACAAACGACTCCATCCCGTCTACATATAATGACCATTCATAAATCCAAAGGATTAGAATTTGATACTGTTTTTCTTCCTGGATTAGGAGCACAGCCCAACCGAGGAGAAAATCCCATGTTGCGATGGCTTAACATAGCCACCCCAAACCATGGAAATCTGGCACTCGTATCCCCCATTCAGGCAGCACATCAAGATCACTGTGTTTTATATGATTACTTAAGCCAATTAGATGACGAAAAAAACAATTATGAGTCGCAAAGGTTGCTTTACGTTGCAGCTACTCGTGCAAAATCTCGACTGTATTTAACAGCCAGCTCTTCAAAATCATCCAAAAGATCTTTTCATAGCCTGTTAAAAAATCAGGAATTCCTTGATATTGAACATACAGCAGCTCCAGAAAATGCAACTCTTTCTCTACCCACACTAACTACACTTCCTCTGGTTTTCTACAGCCACAACAAGCTAACTTCAATTACCCCTTTAAATGCCCCTCCACCTGATTTATCAGCAGGTATTCCTCGATTGACGGGTATAGTATCTCATCAATTTTTACAATGGATTTGCGAGCGTCATCCCAAATCTATAGAGCAAATACCCTGGAATCTGGCACGTGATGAATTTAAAAAACTAGGTTTTGATAAAGAGATGCAACAAAGCGCCTTATCTACATTGCAAGATCAGATAACCCTAATGTTTCATAATAAAACTGGGGCATGGATTATTTCCAGGCATCATAATGAGCAAAATGAATATGAGTTACTGGTAGAAGCGCAAGATACCTTAGTCACTCGCATCATCGACCGTACATTTGAAGATAATGGAAAGCTCTGGATTATTGATTTTAAAACGGGAACAGAAGCCGGAATTGCCTCAACGCAACATCAAAAACAATTAAACGAGTACGGGTATTATTTATCAAGCCGAACCAACCTTCCCATTCATTGCGGCCTGTATTATCTGAATAGCGGCCATTGGGTGAGCTGGCACTATCAACCAGTACCAATTGGCTAG
- the apbC gene encoding iron-sulfur cluster carrier protein ApbC, producing MTVEHTVANLLDSLKDPFLGLCGKEMNLQYHLEPKPGELLVNLTSGFPSSLLEKNFKTLALASLQNQFPNQRITIRINQFIRAHKTQLAGKGLRGVKNTIAVASGKGGVGKSTVTVNLATALARLGARVGILDADIYGPSMPLMLGKTESVQVSGDFYLPVQAHGIQAMSIGYLTGNDQTLIWRGPMLAKSLIQMLDITLWDELDYLFIDLPPGTGDIQLTLVQKIPLTAAIVVTTPQNVATLDAQKAITMFAKTGIDVLGIIENMSTHICSECGHQEAIFGEGGATALCEAHHSILLGRLPLDSRIRQQCDEGIPTATQPQDELTDAFIKTAMRSAVELAKKPINYADKFPKIVVE from the coding sequence ATGACTGTGGAACATACGGTAGCAAACCTTTTGGACTCATTAAAGGACCCTTTTCTAGGATTATGTGGTAAGGAGATGAATTTACAATACCACCTGGAGCCCAAACCTGGTGAGCTTCTGGTTAATCTGACATCGGGGTTTCCCAGTAGTTTATTAGAAAAAAATTTTAAGACTTTGGCTTTAGCCAGTTTACAAAATCAATTTCCCAATCAACGGATTACTATCCGGATTAATCAGTTTATTAGAGCTCATAAAACACAATTAGCAGGTAAAGGTTTGCGAGGAGTCAAAAATACCATTGCAGTTGCCTCTGGCAAAGGGGGAGTAGGAAAATCTACTGTAACTGTTAACCTTGCAACCGCCTTGGCTCGATTAGGTGCTCGAGTTGGTATTCTTGACGCGGATATTTATGGACCTAGTATGCCATTAATGTTAGGCAAGACTGAATCTGTCCAAGTCAGTGGTGATTTTTATTTGCCGGTTCAAGCCCATGGGATACAGGCGATGTCGATTGGTTATCTTACAGGCAATGATCAAACACTTATTTGGCGAGGTCCGATGCTTGCCAAATCGTTAATCCAAATGTTGGATATCACCCTTTGGGATGAATTGGATTATCTTTTTATCGACTTACCTCCCGGAACTGGAGATATTCAACTTACTTTAGTTCAAAAAATTCCTCTTACGGCAGCCATAGTTGTTACTACGCCACAAAATGTAGCTACCCTGGATGCCCAAAAAGCGATTACCATGTTTGCTAAAACAGGAATTGATGTTTTGGGAATCATTGAAAATATGTCCACCCACATTTGCAGCGAATGCGGTCATCAAGAGGCAATATTTGGGGAGGGAGGAGCAACAGCTCTCTGCGAGGCCCACCACAGTATTTTATTAGGACGATTGCCTCTAGACAGTCGTATTCGCCAACAATGTGACGAAGGTATACCTACCGCCACCCAACCACAAGATGAGTTAACGGATGCCTTTATCAAAACCGCGATGCGTTCAGCTGTTGAACTGGCAAAAAAACCAATCAACTATGCAGATAAGTTTCCTAAAATTGTTGTTGAATAG
- a CDS encoding CsiV family protein has product MLRLFILTISVLYSCFTLAKSNFQVDLIIFAYPQGGENNSNLPMNSLLIPISINATKLNSDSTKPYGLLSPSKSGLRDEYYILSRKSHYKVLGHYSWKQPANNQQSVVLPDIKHDGWQMQGTVRVRQSNYYLFDTDLQLSHPDNPQSSFFVSQKQRLKSGLVYFLDHPQVGMLVKVHKLA; this is encoded by the coding sequence ATGTTAAGATTATTTATATTAACAATCAGTGTGTTATACTCCTGCTTCACTCTAGCCAAATCAAACTTTCAAGTTGACTTGATTATTTTTGCCTACCCACAGGGTGGCGAAAATAACAGTAACTTACCCATGAACTCCCTTTTGATTCCAATCAGTATCAATGCAACTAAACTTAACAGCGATTCAACCAAGCCCTATGGATTACTTTCCCCTTCAAAATCAGGATTACGTGATGAATATTACATACTCAGTCGTAAGTCCCATTATAAGGTTCTTGGCCACTATTCATGGAAACAGCCGGCTAATAATCAACAAAGTGTAGTTTTACCTGATATCAAACACGATGGATGGCAAATGCAAGGTACCGTGCGGGTACGCCAAAGCAACTACTATTTGTTCGATACGGATTTACAGTTATCCCATCCTGATAATCCTCAATCCTCTTTTTTTGTATCACAAAAACAGCGATTAAAAAGCGGCTTGGTTTATTTTCTCGATCACCCTCAGGTAGGCATGTTAGTCAAAGTCCATAAATTAGCTTAG
- a CDS encoding LysR substrate-binding domain-containing protein, producing MNLRDLNYFVVLAEHRHFGEAARLCYVSQPTLSMQIKKLEETLGVILFERTNKQVFLTAAGHELLFKAKKILILCDEMKAMAQNLQDPFAGDLHLGVIPTVAPYLLPKVMPLINTNFPNLKVWLIEEQTERLVSKLEGGEIDAAIMAQPIAGKFIYQNLFEEAFYFTCANNHPLAQSSSIAISDLTNQQVMLLAEGHCLRDQAMAVCQMAKMNEVADFTATSLETLRLMVQAGIGVTLLPALAVGTETSTLLKCIPFEEPVPTRSLALFWRSGTPKNHCLHALADLITQLITPELKSVLS from the coding sequence ATGAATTTAAGAGACTTAAACTATTTTGTCGTTTTAGCGGAGCATAGACACTTCGGTGAGGCGGCTAGACTCTGTTATGTTAGTCAACCTACTTTAAGTATGCAAATAAAAAAACTGGAAGAAACTCTAGGAGTAATTCTGTTCGAACGGACTAACAAGCAAGTTTTTTTGACTGCTGCAGGTCATGAATTGTTATTTAAAGCAAAAAAAATACTGATCCTTTGTGATGAGATGAAGGCAATGGCTCAAAATTTACAGGATCCTTTTGCCGGTGATTTACATTTAGGAGTTATTCCTACGGTCGCACCTTATTTACTACCTAAAGTGATGCCCCTCATCAACACCAATTTTCCTAATTTAAAGGTATGGTTAATTGAAGAGCAAACCGAACGGTTAGTAAGTAAGTTAGAAGGTGGAGAGATTGATGCTGCAATAATGGCTCAGCCTATTGCAGGTAAGTTTATTTATCAAAATTTGTTTGAAGAAGCCTTTTACTTTACCTGTGCCAATAATCATCCCTTAGCCCAATCCAGCAGCATAGCGATTAGTGATTTAACTAATCAGCAAGTGATGCTTTTAGCTGAGGGACATTGTTTACGTGATCAAGCTATGGCTGTCTGTCAAATGGCTAAAATGAATGAAGTTGCTGATTTTACGGCTACCAGTTTAGAAACATTAAGATTAATGGTACAAGCAGGAATTGGAGTGACTTTGTTACCAGCATTGGCCGTGGGGACGGAGACTTCGACTTTACTAAAATGCATTCCTTTTGAAGAGCCAGTTCCTACTCGGAGTCTAGCTTTATTCTGGCGATCCGGAACGCCAAAGAATCACTGCCTTCATGCTCTTGCTGATCTTATAACTCAGTTAATAACACCTGAATTGAAGTCAGTCCTAAGCTAA